A stretch of the Capsicum annuum cultivar UCD-10X-F1 chromosome 8, UCD10Xv1.1, whole genome shotgun sequence genome encodes the following:
- the LOC107839476 gene encoding uncharacterized protein LOC107839476 isoform X1 — protein sequence MAAAPFLLGLNVKRNPLLYTTNPILQYTRFPYYQNLTLSKPSKLTVKCFTKNHKNLCFNDKNGLEIKCNEKLFDIVVKRVENELEIKNKENPFDIIVESVKKALKALEKPAVVAVFVGLFLMYAPNSAFAASGGRMGGSSFSSSRSSSSSSRSSSSSSWSSPWSSESSYSSRVYTLSTSEPSVSYSVSYSSSSLFWTIVDLLLYVIVLAAVISVVSFPFIWLESVLADKTHLLKLQVGLLGLGRSLQKDLNQIAEVADTSTPEGLSYVLTETTLALLRHPDYCISAYSSVDVKRSMEEGEKRFNQLSIEERGKFDEETLVNVNNIRRKSSTSQRANGFSNEYIVVTILVAAEGAYKLPTVNGSGDLKEALQKIASIPSSKILAVEILWTPQNEYDTLSERELLEDYPLLRPL from the exons ATGGCCGCTGCACCCTTCTTGCTTGGACTAAATGTCAAACGAAACCCTTTATTGTATACTACTAACCCAATACTACAATATACCCGTTTTCCTTATTACCAAAATCTTACACTCTCCAAACCTTCCAAGCTAACCGTCAAGTGCTTCACCAAGAACCATAAAAACCTGTGCTTTAATGACAAAAACGGGTTGGAAATCAAGTGCAATGAAAAACTATTTGATATAGTTGTCAAAAGGGTAGAAAACGAGttagaaatcaagaacaaagaaaACCCATTTGATATAATTGTCGAAAGTGTAAAGAAAGCCCTTAAAGCTTTAGAGAAGCCAGCTGTAGTGGCTGTTTTTGTTGGGTTGTTCTTGATGTATGCTCCAAATTCAGCATTTGCTGCTTCTGGTGGGAGGATGGGTGGCAGTTCGTTTTCGTCGTCGCGGAGTTCGAGTTCGTCGTCGCGGAGTTCGTCTTCGTCTTCGTGGAGTTCGCCTTGGTCGTCTGAGAGTTCATATTCGTCGAGGGTGTATACTTTGAGCACATCAGAGCCTAGTGTTTCGTATTCAGTTTCCTATTCTAGTTCTTCCCTTTTTTGGACCATTGTGGATTTGCTGTTGTACGTGATAGTTCTTGCTGCGGTTATTTCGGTTGTGAGTTTTCCGTTTATTTGGTTGGAAAGTGTGCTTGCTGACAAAACTCACCTGCTCAAGCTGCAG GTTGGGTTGTTGGGCTTGGGTAGATCACTTCAAAAGGATCTCAACCAAATTGCTGAAGTGGCAGATACATCCACACCTGAGGGTTTAAGCTATGTCTTGACAG AGACAACATTAGCTTTGCTTCGCCACCCTGATTATTGCATCTCAGCTTATTCATCT GTTGATGTCAAGAGGAGCATGGAGGAAGGTGAGAAACGATTCAATCAGCTTTCCATTGAGGAACGTGGTAAATTTGATGAAGAGACACTTGTGAATGTGAACAACATTAGAAGGAAAAGTTCTACGAGCCAGAGGGCAAATGGATTTAGCAATGAATATATAGTG GTTACAATCTTGGTGGCTGCTGAAGGTGCTTATAAATTGCCTACTGTTAATGGAAGCGGTGACTTGAAAGAAGCATTGCAAAAGATCGCGTCTATTCCTTCCAGTAAAATACTG GCAGTTGAGATTTTATGGACCCCACAGAACGAATATGACACATTATCAGAACGAGAACTTCTTGAGGATTACCCTCTCTTACGGCCCCTGTAA
- the LOC107839476 gene encoding uncharacterized protein LOC107839476 isoform X2 has product MMAAAPFLLESNLKWNPLFYTPNPIQYNRFLHHQKLTPSKLSRPTKLTVKCFTNNRKNVNFNDKNGSEMKEKENPFDVIVKSVMKALKALQKPAVAAVLVGLLLMYDPNSALAASGGRIGGKSFSSSSRSSSSSRGYTMRRSEPSFGYSVPYYAPSPFGFGGGGVYVGPAVGFGSSAFLVMMGFAAFVLVSGFLSDRSEGGVLTATDKTSVLKLQVGLLGLGRSLQKDLNQIAEVADTSTPEGLSYVLTETTLALLRHPDYCISAYSSVDVKRSMEEGEKRFNQLSIEERGKFDEETLVNVNNIRRKSSTSQRANGFSNEYIVVTILVAAEGAYKLPTVNGSGDLKEALQKIASIPSSKILAVEILWTPQNEYDTLSERELLEDYPLLRPL; this is encoded by the exons atgatGGCCGCTGCTCCCTTCTTGCTTGAATCAAACCTCAAATGGAACCCTTTATTCTACACTCCAAACCCAATACAATATAACCGTTTTCTACATCATCAAAAGCTTACCCCTTCAAAACTCTCCAGACCCACCAAGCTAACCGTCAAATGCTTCACCAACAACCGTAAAAATGTAAACTTTAATGACAAAAACGGGTCagaaatgaaggaaaaagaaaacccatttgatgtaattgtcaaaagtGTAATGAAAGCACTCAAAGCTTTACAGAAGCCAGCTGTAGCAGCTGTATTAGTGGGGTTGTTGTTGATGTATGATCCGAATTCAGCATTAGCTGCTTCCGGTGGGAGAATTGGCGGCAAGTCGTTCTCGTCGTCGTCGCGGAGCTCTTCTTCGTCGAGGGGGTATACTATGAGGAGATCAGAGCCTAGTTTTGGGTATTCTGTTCCGTATTATGCTCCATCCCCTTTTGGATTTGGTGGGGGTGGGGTTTATGTTGGTCCAGCTGTTGGTTTTGGGTCCAGTGCCTTTCTGGTTATGATGGGTTTTGCTGCCTTCGTTTTGGTTTCTGGGTTTCTGTCTGATCGCTCCGAGGGCGGTGTGCTTACTGCTACTGACAAAACCAGTGTGCTCAAGCTGCAG GTTGGGTTGTTGGGCTTGGGTAGATCACTTCAAAAGGATCTCAACCAAATTGCTGAAGTGGCAGATACATCCACACCTGAGGGTTTAAGCTATGTCTTGACAG AGACAACATTAGCTTTGCTTCGCCACCCTGATTATTGCATCTCAGCTTATTCATCT GTTGATGTCAAGAGGAGCATGGAGGAAGGTGAGAAACGATTCAATCAGCTTTCCATTGAGGAACGTGGTAAATTTGATGAAGAGACACTTGTGAATGTGAACAACATTAGAAGGAAAAGTTCTACGAGCCAGAGGGCAAATGGATTTAGCAATGAATATATAGTG GTTACAATCTTGGTGGCTGCTGAAGGTGCTTATAAATTGCCTACTGTTAATGGAAGCGGTGACTTGAAAGAAGCATTGCAAAAGATCGCGTCTATTCCTTCCAGTAAAATACTG GCAGTTGAGATTTTATGGACCCCACAGAACGAATATGACACATTATCAGAACGAGAACTTCTTGAGGATTACCCTCTCTTACGGCCCCTGTAA
- the LOC107839477 gene encoding uncharacterized protein LOC107839477, with the protein MEPFMYTPNPIQYTRFLYHQKLTPSKLSKPTKLTVKCFTNNHKNVNFNDKKGSEMKEKENPFDIIVKSVMKALKALQKPSVAAVLVGLLLMYDPNSALAASGGRIGGKSFSSSSRSSSLSRGYTMRRSEPSFGYSVPYYAPSPFGFGGGGVYVGPAVGFGSSAFLVMMGFAAFVLVSGFLLIASRSCATAIYKTSVLKL; encoded by the coding sequence ATGGAACCCTTTATGTACACTCCAAATCCAATACAATATACCCGTTTTCTATATCACCAAAAGCTTACCCCTTCAAAACTCTCCAAACCCACCAAGCTAACTGTCAAATGCTTCACCAACAACCATAAAAACGTAAACTTTAATGACAAAAAGGGGTCagaaatgaaggaaaaagaaaacccATTTGATATAATTGTCAAAAGTGTAATGAAAGCACTCAAAGCTTTACAGAAGCCATCTGTAGCAGCTGTATTAGTGGGTTTGTTGTTGATGTATGATCCGAATTCAGCATTAGCTGCTTCTGGTGGGAGAATTGGTGGCAAGTCGTTCTCGTCGTCGTCGCGGAGCTCGTCTTTGTCGAGGGGGTATACTATGAGGAGATCAGAGCCTAGTTTTGGGTATTCGGTTCCATATTATGCTCCATCCCCTTTTGGATTTGGTGGGGGTGGGGTTTATGTTGGTCCAGCTGTTGGTTTTGGGTCCAGTGCCTTTCTGGTTATGATGGGTTTTGCTGCCTTCGTTTTGGTTTCTGGTTTCCTTCTGATCGCTTCGAGGTCGTGTGCTACTGCTATTTACAAAACTAGTGTGCTCAAGCTGTAG